The sequence CTGAAAACTACGCACAGGCACTCGCGAATAAAGCGTAAGCGAATGGTGGTGAACTGTACTCACTCAGCTTGCCACCGTATACTCTGGCTATCTTTGATTATTCTTGTGAACCAACATGTTTGATATCGCTCTATACGAACCTGAAATTGCACCCAATACGGGTAACATCATCCGCCTATGTGCTAACTGCGGCGCAAACCTGCACCTGATTGAACCGCTTGGCTTTGATTTTGAAGAGAAAAAAGTTCGTCGCGCTGGCTTGGATTACCACGACCTAGCACGAGTAAAGCGTCACAAGAACCTAGAAGCCTTCCTTGAGTATCTAGAAAATGAACGCGAAGGCGACTTCCGCATCTTTGCCTGTACCACTAAAACGACAGGTCACCACGTGGATGCGAAATTCCAACAAGGTGATGTGTTGATGTTTGGCCCAGAAACACGCGGCCTGCCAGCTGAGTTCATTGAAAGCATGCCAATGGAGCAACGTATTCGTATTCCAATGATGCCAGACGCACGCAGCCTAAACCTGTCTAACGCGGTTGCTATCATCGCATTTGAAGCGTGGCGCCAAATGGGCTTTGAAGGCGCGGTATAATACCGAACTCAGTCAATAACCGCTCACACGGCCTGTTACCTGTTCCTGCTAGCAATAGTAAGTAGCAGATGACACGCAATAAAAAAGGCTCTTACCGTTATCTCTTTCTTGCGAAGGATAAAGGTAAGAGCCTTTTCTGTTTGTAGTCTTTTGTCTTTCTATATAAGAGAAAGCAAAAAGCGACGGAATTAGTTTAAGCGGTTACGATCGTTATCGTCGTCTTTCTTCTCAAACTCACCTTCAAAGGTGTTGCCATCTTTTGATTGATCAAATGGGTCTTGCTTAAACGAACCTGAGTTAAACGGGTCTTGTCCAAATGGTCCCTGACCAAAGCCCGCCTGTCCACCAGCATGGAAGCCGCCAGACATATTTTTAACCACCATTTTTTCCATCATTTTCTTGGCGATCATCGCTCTTGGTGCTGGCAGCAATACCAACATACCGAGTGCGTCTGTCATAAAGCCCGGAGTCAGCAGCAATACACCTGCAACCGCAAGCATTACGCCTTCAAGAATCTGTTGTGCTGGCATTTCACCTTGTTGTAATCGACCTTGCACAGACATAAGTGTCTGAATGCCTTGGCTACGAACAAGCGATGCACCAACAAATGCAGTAATCAAAACCAACGCAATAGTTGGCCACAATCCTAAGAAGCCACCAACTTGAATAAATAGCCCAATCTCAATGATGGGTACGAAGATAAATAGTAATAATAAGATAGGAAACACACGCCCTCCTTTGTTACTTGCAGTTTACGCTGAAAGCTCTATCAATCTCAAATTTATCCTGTAAATAAGCGT is a genomic window of Vibrio sp. ED004 containing:
- a CDS encoding FxsA family protein yields the protein MFPILLLLFIFVPIIEIGLFIQVGGFLGLWPTIALVLITAFVGASLVRSQGIQTLMSVQGRLQQGEMPAQQILEGVMLAVAGVLLLTPGFMTDALGMLVLLPAPRAMIAKKMMEKMVVKNMSGGFHAGGQAGFGQGPFGQDPFNSGSFKQDPFDQSKDGNTFEGEFEKKDDDNDRNRLN
- the trmL gene encoding tRNA (uridine(34)/cytosine(34)/5-carboxymethylaminomethyluridine(34)-2'-O)-methyltransferase TrmL, with translation MFDIALYEPEIAPNTGNIIRLCANCGANLHLIEPLGFDFEEKKVRRAGLDYHDLARVKRHKNLEAFLEYLENEREGDFRIFACTTKTTGHHVDAKFQQGDVLMFGPETRGLPAEFIESMPMEQRIRIPMMPDARSLNLSNAVAIIAFEAWRQMGFEGAV